From the genome of Vicia villosa cultivar HV-30 ecotype Madison, WI linkage group LG2, Vvil1.0, whole genome shotgun sequence, one region includes:
- the LOC131648930 gene encoding uncharacterized protein LOC131648930, giving the protein MANIASASVQLSNPFPLSSSSYKPLIRRNFLLFTTRANEPQTPPSNSDPSKPDSKITATGEDFDDRINRLRNRRGAGKKAEVRKSRKANKATSGAAPGSGVYLPPVPLKEPVSGGLKVELGFSKFSERLNGRVAILGLTALLLVELATGKSVINYHSPGTVLIQFYFMAALTAIYVKFQKEKISIWPDSSSSS; this is encoded by the coding sequence ATGGCGAACATAGCATCAGCTTCTGTTCAACTCTCAAACCCATTTCcgctatcttcttcttcttacaAACCTCTTATCCGCAGGAACTTCCTTCTCTTCACCACACGAGCCAACGAACCTCAAACACCACCCTCTAATTCAGACCCATCCAAACCCGACTCCAAGATTACCGCCACCGGAGAAGACTTCGATGACCGCATTAACCGCCTCCGTAACCGGAGGGGCGCTGGTAAGAAGGCGGAAGTCCGTAAGAGCCGGAAGGCGAATAAAGCTACTTCAGGAGCAGCGCCGGGTTCCGGCGTGTATCTACCGCCGGTGCCACTGAAAGAACCGGTTTCCGGTGGGTTGAAGGTGGAGTTAGGGTTTAGTAAATTCAGCGAGAGATTGAACGGTCGTGTTGCGATACTTGGATTGACGGCACTGTTGCTGGTTGAATTGGCAACAGGGAAAAGTGTTATCAATTACCATTCGCCTGGGACTGTGCTTATTCAGTTTTACTTTATGGCTGCTCTTACTGCTATCTATGTCAAATTTCAGAAGGAGAAAATCAGTATTTGGCCTgattcttcatcatcaagctaa